A region of Ornithodoros turicata isolate Travis chromosome 5, ASM3712646v1, whole genome shotgun sequence DNA encodes the following proteins:
- the LOC135395885 gene encoding uncharacterized protein K02A2.6-like: MRTAPYHPQSNGLAERAVRSVKEALKKLTDGPLEIRLQRWLHNHRRTPSAAHGGKAPAEMLFNFLPRSRLDIIKANVLKNQKTTQQDVDSRLKPGAPVYVRKQCDRPGWMPGSVLEGLGSRMAKVQTAQGIVTRHLDQMRTRYGADTAVSESDTAHASDPSNAAHDATDDTSESTETEGHRYSLRPRHRSHH, from the coding sequence ATGCGAACAGCTCCTTATCATCCGCAGTCAAACGGACTTGCAGAACGGGCTGTTAGAAGCGTAAAAGAAGCGCTTAAGAAGCTGACGGACGGACCACTGGAAATCCGGCTCCAACGCTGGCTACATAACCACAGAAGGACACCATCAGCTGCCCATGGGGGAAAAGCTCCTGCGGAAATGTTATTCAATTTTCTGCCACGTAGTCGCTTGGATATCATCAAAGCCAATGTGCTCAAAAACCAAAAGACAACCCAGCAAGACGTGGACAGTCGTTTGAAACCTGGAGCACCTGTCTACGTGCGCAAACAATGCGATCGACCCGGATGGATGCCGGGTAGCGTGCTTGAGGGCCTAGGAAGTCGCATGGCTAAAGTGCAAACGGCCCAGGGTATTGTCACACGCCACCTTGACCAGATGCGAACCCGCTACGGCGCAGATACCGCGGTTTCCGAAAGTGATACAGCTCACGCATCCGACCCATCCAACGCGGCCCATGACGCTACAGATGACACATCGGAGTCGACAGAAACCGAAGGACATCGATATTCGCTCCGACCGCGACACAGGTCACACCACTGA